Proteins encoded by one window of Pseudomonas tructae:
- a CDS encoding carbonic anhydrase: MPVKDPSKAAPQAPAESADAALKHIVDGFLRFHHDVFPEQQELFKKLATAQTPRAMFITCADSRIVPELITQSSPGDLFVTRNVGNVVPPYGQMNGGVSTAIEYAVLALGVHHIIVCGHSDCGAMRAVLNPQSLEKMPTVKAWLRHAEVARTVVEDNCSCGSEHESMQVLTKENVIAQLHHLRTHPSVASRLAAGQLYIHGWIYDIETSQIEAYDAASDSFLPLAQGQPIPCATPRGRY; the protein is encoded by the coding sequence ATGCCCGTCAAGGACCCATCCAAGGCCGCCCCGCAAGCCCCTGCCGAGAGCGCCGATGCCGCCCTGAAGCATATCGTCGACGGCTTTCTGCGGTTCCATCATGACGTTTTTCCCGAACAGCAGGAGCTGTTCAAGAAACTCGCCACCGCACAAACGCCCCGGGCGATGTTCATCACCTGTGCCGACTCGCGCATCGTGCCCGAGCTGATTACCCAGAGTTCCCCTGGCGACCTGTTCGTGACCCGCAACGTCGGTAACGTCGTGCCACCCTATGGGCAGATGAACGGCGGCGTCTCCACCGCCATCGAATACGCCGTGCTTGCCCTGGGCGTACACCACATCATCGTTTGCGGTCACTCCGACTGCGGCGCCATGCGCGCGGTACTCAACCCGCAGAGCCTGGAGAAGATGCCGACGGTCAAGGCCTGGCTGCGCCATGCCGAGGTCGCCCGCACGGTGGTCGAAGACAACTGCTCCTGCGGCAGCGAGCATGAAAGCATGCAGGTGCTGACCAAGGAAAACGTCATCGCCCAGTTGCACCACCTGCGCACCCACCCGTCGGTGGCCTCGCGCCTGGCGGCTGGCCAGCTGTACATCCACGGCTGGATCTATGACATTGAAACCAGCCAGATCGAGGCTTACGACGCCGCAAGTGACAGCTTCCTGCCCCTTGCACAAGGCCAGCCGATCCCTTGCGCAACACCCCGAGGCCGCTACTAA